One genomic segment of Danio rerio strain Tuebingen ecotype United States chromosome 11, GRCz12tu, whole genome shotgun sequence includes these proteins:
- the nhsb gene encoding actin remodeling regulator NHS isoform X20: MAFACCVPVRSRAVSNLDIESKLTSHYQAPWHQQHNLFHTCTRPACLEELHRHAKLNLRALHRDQQQRQRSTSRERSRVTISISVAPPMPTFPSTHKLRRREQRGRHSRMERPAKDSEFKPVLRKLHFLSTQKSGNLAIHAGTNTETDGELQVMSHRPKCPVPNAPTTLDKQTNWSKALPLPTPEERIKNDSQVISSCIIPINVSGVGFDREASARCSLVHSQSVLQRRRKLRRRKTITGIPKRVQQDMDSDESPVARERTVIIHANPHKSHEWHEELSLSGRVLHTKDSGCQTDDFLITAPSRRRIRAQRGQGIPASLSHSTGNITSLPDRSDTVYAAASATRVRSRSLPREGGRLLDEDQDDSDDDDDEDDDEDDEEEDEELSPYEAEDFLPGPGQRIPKDEEESTDDQAMPELQFGSLKRMQHSESPDHTWIERGRSRLPRKVDMGSCEISSSSDTFSSPIHSASTTGVLGSQIDHKEDHQSSSGNWSGSSSTCPSQTSETLPPAASPPLTGSSHCDSELSLNTGSHVIDDNTGFIIDPYHIDKPQGQGQRSNSFTSSATDQMDDAGVSTASDGEWNCAQDQQDQSCTQDFSPKRSREDESGVSCPSYSSGETYESFSDQASARKSEMHYIVDTEGFYSSMHFDSGLKGSRSYYNYAAIDPDCGPSGNIAPGMTEYPQPEYRATRTLGRPCLSLRKPKAKPPPPKRSSSLKETSSDVNVPEQNEPKITCELPLPLSSREMKLQLDLADSAGHLETAGLESLGAWGVENVRDMLDCSSPFSSSDTHSFKDEGAVQADYADLWLHNDLKSNDPYRSLSNSSSATGTTVIECIKSPERSETHTCQPRSRPSSPTLPPPESEFKLASPEKLAGLASPSSGYSSQSETPTSSFPSAFFPGPLSPTSGKRKPKVPERKSSLCSLQQQQLSVRDPGISCRRETDFYAIPPSHLDLSALHSKHFPHRNQMHILHQNKQKAAIAAAAAAEARSAAAAAAEARSAAAAAAEARSAATAAAAAEACTAATASTKESATNTAPISAHLAITPTVLRSVQLRSICRPSDGNQGLDQDSSNLITRPKCPTIITDAPSSSNRHNRKPPAYKPPAAQVCDSQIPLVENIVFPQEEVRVRQERFGPGTYWAMTAFRTPVDPNCEKEVSLKRSSQCFQQEQDSRRCLDVQKTLSPERLKQDLNQLSRPDPSTQSMCLASTMPPPAYSEIQRSNFVLCNSPDKVPVSTQEASHSYTISDVQGREEDYETSGVATRSASQDIREEESTPDTEDYFSKDSTPSDNSSSPLTDDSRLDDDVFPSPNKLRTTEDLFAMIHRSKRKVLGRKDSGEVSGKGRPVVPPVTTPVSNPTVCPVIPAPPVPSNNSQRASGPIYRSAKKSSTSSEEFKLLLLKKGSRTDSSYRMSATEILKSPITPKTQAELLLEAMRQPEEIPLPQLDSTSSGDPLPSPFPKANSEGFSPKTLTMSAASRQGRSRIPPAANSSRYSTRSRLYTAPMQAISEGETENSDGSPHDDRSS; encoded by the exons ATGGCTTTTGCCTGCTGTGTTCCTGTCAGATCGAGAG CGGTCTCGAATCTGGACATTGAGAGTAAACTGACGTCGCACTATCAGGCTCCATGGCATCAGCAACACAATCTGTTCCACACTTGCACACGGCCAGCGTGTCTGGAGGAGCTGCACCGACATGCCAAGCTCAACCTGCGGGCGCTGCACAGAG ACCAGCAGCAGCGTCAGCGTTCAACCAGCAGAGAGCGCAGTCGGGTCACTATATCAATATCTGTGGCACCGCCAATGCCAACCTTCCCTTCAACTCACAAACTCAGACGGCGAGAGCAGAGAGGTCGACATTCACGCATG GAGAGACCAGCCAAGGATTCTGAATTCAAACCTGTCCTCAGAAAG CTGCATTTCTTATCAACACAGAAAAGTGGAAATTTGGCAATACAT GCTGGAACCAACACAGAAACGGATGGAGAACTACAAGTGATGAGCCATAGGCCTAAATGTCCTGTTCCCAATGCACCTACCACCCTGGACAAACAGACTAACTGGTCTAAAGCCCTGCCTCTTCCcactccagaagaaagaataaaGAATGACTCTCAAGTGATTTCATCCTGTATCATTCCAATAAATGTTTCGG GTGTTGGATTTGACAGAGAAGCCAGTGCTCGCTGCTCTCTTGTTCACTCGCAATCGGTTCTACAGAGACGGCGGAAACTCAGGAGGCGAAAAACGATCACTGGGATCCCCAAACGAGTTCAACAAGACAtgg ATTCTGACGAATCCCCTGTTGCTAGAGAAAGAACAGTGATAATCCACGCCAATCCACACAAGTCCCACGAGTGGCATGAGGAGCTCTCCTTGAGTGGCAGAGTATTGCATACTAAGGATTCGGGCTGTCAGACAGATGACTTCTTGATTACTGCTCCATCCCGAAGACGCATCCGTGCCCAAAGAGGTCAGGGAATTCCAGCGTCTCTCTCTCACTCCACTGGAAACATTACCTCCCTCCCGGATCGTTCTGATACGGTTTATGCTGCAGCATCAGCCACTCGTGTCCGTTCTAGGAGCCTTCCACGTGAGGGTGGTCGGCTTCTGGATGAGGACCAAGAtgacagtgatgatgatgatgatgaagatgatgatgaagatgatgaagaggaAGATGAGGAGCTCTCTCCATATGAAGCCGAAGACTTCCTGCCAGGTCCCGGACAGAGAATTCCAAAGGATGAGGAAGAGAGTACTGACGACCAAGCCATGCCAGAGCTACAGTTTGGAAGTCTTAAGCGTATGCAGCATTCAGAGAGCCCTGACCACACATGGATTGAGAGAGGCAGATCCAGACTCCCACGGAAAGTAGACATGGGGAGCTGTGAGATTTCCTCTAGTTCAGATACTTTCAGCAGCCCCATACACTCTGCATCCACTACAGGAGTGCTTGGCAGCCAGATTGACCATAAAGAGGATCACCAGTCCTCAAGTGGCAACTGGAGTGGAAGCAGCTCCACTTGCCCATCGCAGACATCCGAGACTCTTCCACCTGCTGCCTCCCCTCCCTTGACGGGATCCTCACACTGTGATTCAGAACTTTCCCTGAATACTGGGTCCCATGTCATAGATGACAACACTGGTTTCATAATTGATCCCTATCACATAGACAAGCCACAGGGACAGGGGCAACGATCCAATTCATTTACCTCATCAGCTACTGATCAGATGGATGATGCAGGGGTCAGCACTGCTAGTGATGGGGAGTGGAACTGTGCCCAGGACCAGCAGGATCAGTCCTGCACCCAAGACTTCAGCCCAAAGCGTTCCAGAGAGGATGAGAGTGGTGTCAGCTGCCCTAGTTATTCTAGTGGGGAAACTTACGAGAGCTTCAGTGACCAAGCATCCGCTAGAAAATCTGAGATGCACTACATTGTCGACACTGAAGGATTCTATTCCTCCATGCACTTTGACTCTGGTCTTAAGGGTAGCAGAAGCTACTACAACTATGCAGCCATTGACCCCGACTGTGGCCCAAGTGGTAATATAGCACCTGGCATGACTGAATACCCTCAGCCAGAGTACAGAGCCACCAGGACACTGGGCAGACCCTGTCTCTCCTTAAGAAAACCAAAGGCCAAGCCACCCCCACCAAAACGTAGCTCTTCATTAAAGGAAACAAGCAGTGATGTGAACGTTCCAGAGCAGAACGAACCAAAGATTACTTGTGAGTTGCCACTGCCCTTGTCTTCCAGGGAGATGAAACTGCAGCTGGACTTGGCTGATTCTGCAGGGCACCTTGAGACTGCAGGTCTTGAATCACTTGGTGCATGGGGAGTGGAAAATGTTAGGGACATGCTTGACTGCTCCTCCCCATTCAGTTCCTCAGACACACATTCCTTCAAAGATGAAGGTGCTGTGCAAGCAGACTATGCAGACCTCTGGCTTCACAATGACTTGAAATCAAATGATCCTTATCGGTCCCTCTCTAACTCTAGCTCTGCTACAGGTACAACTGTTATTGAATGCATCAAGTCACCAGAAAGATCAGAAACGCACACCTGTCAACCCAGGTCCAGACCTTCTTCCCCAACTCTTCCTCCACCTGAAAGTGAATTTAAGCTTGCTTCTCCCGAAAAGCTGGCAGGCTTGGCGTCCCCTTCCAGTGGATATTCCAGTCAGTCTGAAACACCTACATCTTCCTTCCCCTCTGCTTTCTTCCCAGGGCCCCTGTCTCCAACCAGTGGGAAGAGGAAGCCCAAAGTCCCTGAAAGGAAGTCCTCACTTTGTTCCTTACAGCAGCAACAGCTTTCAGTCAGAGACCCAGGCATTTCCTGTAGGAGAGAAACTGACTTCTATGCCATACCCCCAAGTCACCTTGACCTAAGTGCTCTTCACAGTAAGCACTTTCCTCACAGAAATCAAATGCACATCCTCCACCAGAATAAGCAGAAAGCTGCCATAGCAGCAGCTGCTGCAGCAGAAGCTCGCAGTGCAGCAGCTGCTGCAGCAGAAGCTCGCAGTGCAGCAGCTGCTGCTGCAGAAGCTCGCAGTGCAGCAACTGCAGCCGCTGCTGCCGAGGCCTGCACTGCAGCTACAGCTTCTACTAAAGAGAGTGCAACAAATACAGCACCCATCTCAGCCCATTTGGCTATTACTCCAACGGTTCTTAGATCAGTGCAACTGCGATCTATATGTAGACCATCTGATGGCAACCAAGGGCTTGATCAAGACAGTTCAAATCTCATAACTCGTCCTAAGTGTCCCACAATAATAACTGATGCCCCATCATCTAGCAACAGGCACAACAGGAAGCCACCAGCCTACAAACCCCCTGCTGCACAGGTTTGTGATTCACAGATTCCACTGGTGGAAAACATTGTTTTTCCACAAGAAGAAGTGAGAGTGAGACAGGAGAGGTTTGGTCCTGGTACTTACTGGGCAATGACTGCTTTCAGAACTCCTGTGGACCCTAATTGTGAAAAAGAAGTCTCTTTAAAAAGGTCATCTCAGTGTTTTCAGCAAGAACAAGACAGCAGAAGGTGCCTAGATGTGCAAAAGACATTGTCACCAGAGAGACTAAAACAAGATTTGAATCAACTATCGCGGCCAGACCCTTCAACACAGTCCATGTGTTTGGCCAGCACAATGCCACCCCCTGCTTATAGTGAGATACAGAGGAGCAATTTTGTACTGTGCAACAGTCCTGACAAAGTGCCTGTTTCAACTCAAGAGGCATCGCATTCTTACACAATCAGCGATGTACAAGGCAGAGAGGAGGATTATGAGACATCAGGTGTCGCAACCAGAAGTGCCTCACAGGACATAAGGGAAGAAGAGTCAACCCCAGATACAGAGGACTATTTCAGTAAAG ACTCTACTCCCAGTGATAATTCATCCTCTCCTTTGACCGATGACTCCAGACTTGATGATGATGTTTTCCCATCTCCCAATAAACTCCGCACAACTGAAGATCTTTTTGCTATGATACACAG ATCTAAAAGGAAAGTGCTGGGACGCAAAGATTCAGGGGAAGTCAGTGGAAAAGGTCGGCCTGTTGTACCACCTGTGACCACCCCTGTAAGCAATCCTACTGTATGCCCGGTCATCCCTGCTCCCCCAGTTCCTTCAAACAACTCCCAGCGAGCCTCAGGACCCATCTACAGGAGTGCCAAAAAGTCTAGTACATCCAGTGAGGAGTTCAAACTCCTTCTGCTTAAGAAGGGTAGTCGCACAGACTCAAGTTATCGCATGTCTGCTACAGAGATCCTTAAGAGCCCCATCACACCCAAGACTCAAGCAGAGCTGCTGTTAGAGGCCATGAGGCAACCAGAGGAGATCCCCTTACCCCAACTGGATTCCACCAGCAGTGGAGATCCACTTCCAAGTCCATTCCCTAAGGCCAACAGTGAGGGATTCTCCCCAAAAACACTCACCATGTCAGCTGCCTCCAGACAAGGACGTTCTAGAATTCCACCTGCAGCGAACAGCAGTCGCTATAGCACGCGGAGTCGGCTGTACACTGCCCCAATGCAGGCCATATCAGAAGGAGAGACTGAGAACTCGGATGGAAGTCCACACGATGACCGCTCCTCCTAG
- the nhsb gene encoding actin remodeling regulator NHS isoform X14: MAFACCVPVRSRAVSNLDIESKLTSHYQAPWHQQHNLFHTCTRPACLEELHRHAKLNLRALHRDQQQRQRSTSRERSRVTISISVAPPMPTFPSTHKLRRREQRGRHSRMERSVRESDVQTIQRKERPAKDSEFKPVLRKYQRSRSPSPVQCCYFIPWIRKAGTNTETDGELQVMSHRPKCPVPNAPTTLDKQTNWSKALPLPTPEERIKNDSQVISSCIIPINVSGVGFDREASARCSLVHSQSVLQRRRKLRRRKTITGIPKRVQQDMDSDESPVARERTVIIHANPHKSHEWHEELSLSGRVLHTKDSGCQTDDFLITAPSRRRIRAQRGQGIPASLSHSTGNITSLPDRSDTVYAAASATRVRSRSLPREGGRLLDEDQDDSDDDDDEDDDEDDEEEDEELSPYEAEDFLPGPGQRIPKDEEESTDDQAMPELQFGSLKRMQHSESPDHTWIERGRSRLPRKVDMGSCEISSSSDTFSSPIHSASTTGVLGSQIDHKEDHQSSSGNWSGSSSTCPSQTSETLPPAASPPLTGSSHCDSELSLNTGSHVIDDNTGFIIDPYHIDKPQGQGQRSNSFTSSATDQMDDAGVSTASDGEWNCAQDQQDQSCTQDFSPKRSREDESGVSCPSYSSGETYESFSDQASARKSEMHYIVDTEGFYSSMHFDSGLKGSRSYYNYAAIDPDCGPSGNIAPGMTEYPQPEYRATRTLGRPCLSLRKPKAKPPPPKRSSSLKETSSDVNVPEQNEPKITCELPLPLSSREMKLQLDLADSAGHLETAGLESLGAWGVENVRDMLDCSSPFSSSDTHSFKDEGAVQADYADLWLHNDLKSNDPYRSLSNSSSATGTTVIECIKSPERSETHTCQPRSRPSSPTLPPPESEFKLASPEKLAGLASPSSGYSSQSETPTSSFPSAFFPGPLSPTSGKRKPKVPERKSSLCSLQQQQLSVRDPGISCRRETDFYAIPPSHLDLSALHSKHFPHRNQMHILHQNKQKAAIAAAAAAEARSAAAAAAEARSAAAAAAEARSAATAAAAAEACTAATASTKESATNTAPISAHLAITPTVLRSVQLRSICRPSDGNQGLDQDSSNLITRPKCPTIITDAPSSSNRHNRKPPAYKPPAAQVCDSQIPLVENIVFPQEEVRVRQERFGPGTYWAMTAFRTPVDPNCEKEVSLKRSSQCFQQEQDSRRCLDVQKTLSPERLKQDLNQLSRPDPSTQSMCLASTMPPPAYSEIQRSNFVLCNSPDKVPVSTQEASHSYTISDVQGREEDYETSGVATRSASQDIREEESTPDTEDYFSKDSTPSDNSSSPLTDDSRLDDDVFPSPNKLRTTEDLFAMIHRSKRKVLGRKDSGEVSGKGRPVVPPVTTPVSNPTVCPVIPAPPVPSNNSQRASGPIYRSAKKSSTSSEEFKLLLLKKGSRTDSSYRMSATEILKSPITPKTQAELLLEAMRQPEEIPLPQLDSTSSGDPLPSPFPKANSEGFSPKTLTMSAASRQGRSRIPPAANSSRYSTRSRLYTAPMQAISEGETENSDGSPHDDRSS, encoded by the exons ATGGCTTTTGCCTGCTGTGTTCCTGTCAGATCGAGAG CGGTCTCGAATCTGGACATTGAGAGTAAACTGACGTCGCACTATCAGGCTCCATGGCATCAGCAACACAATCTGTTCCACACTTGCACACGGCCAGCGTGTCTGGAGGAGCTGCACCGACATGCCAAGCTCAACCTGCGGGCGCTGCACAGAG ACCAGCAGCAGCGTCAGCGTTCAACCAGCAGAGAGCGCAGTCGGGTCACTATATCAATATCTGTGGCACCGCCAATGCCAACCTTCCCTTCAACTCACAAACTCAGACGGCGAGAGCAGAGAGGTCGACATTCACGCATG GAGAGGAGCGTTAGAGAGAGTGATGTGCAAACTATCCAGAGGAAG GAGAGACCAGCCAAGGATTCTGAATTCAAACCTGTCCTCAGAAAG TATCAGCGCTCCCGCTCCCCCTCCCCTGTTCAGTGTTGTTACTTCATTCCCTGGATTAGAAAG GCTGGAACCAACACAGAAACGGATGGAGAACTACAAGTGATGAGCCATAGGCCTAAATGTCCTGTTCCCAATGCACCTACCACCCTGGACAAACAGACTAACTGGTCTAAAGCCCTGCCTCTTCCcactccagaagaaagaataaaGAATGACTCTCAAGTGATTTCATCCTGTATCATTCCAATAAATGTTTCGG GTGTTGGATTTGACAGAGAAGCCAGTGCTCGCTGCTCTCTTGTTCACTCGCAATCGGTTCTACAGAGACGGCGGAAACTCAGGAGGCGAAAAACGATCACTGGGATCCCCAAACGAGTTCAACAAGACAtgg ATTCTGACGAATCCCCTGTTGCTAGAGAAAGAACAGTGATAATCCACGCCAATCCACACAAGTCCCACGAGTGGCATGAGGAGCTCTCCTTGAGTGGCAGAGTATTGCATACTAAGGATTCGGGCTGTCAGACAGATGACTTCTTGATTACTGCTCCATCCCGAAGACGCATCCGTGCCCAAAGAGGTCAGGGAATTCCAGCGTCTCTCTCTCACTCCACTGGAAACATTACCTCCCTCCCGGATCGTTCTGATACGGTTTATGCTGCAGCATCAGCCACTCGTGTCCGTTCTAGGAGCCTTCCACGTGAGGGTGGTCGGCTTCTGGATGAGGACCAAGAtgacagtgatgatgatgatgatgaagatgatgatgaagatgatgaagaggaAGATGAGGAGCTCTCTCCATATGAAGCCGAAGACTTCCTGCCAGGTCCCGGACAGAGAATTCCAAAGGATGAGGAAGAGAGTACTGACGACCAAGCCATGCCAGAGCTACAGTTTGGAAGTCTTAAGCGTATGCAGCATTCAGAGAGCCCTGACCACACATGGATTGAGAGAGGCAGATCCAGACTCCCACGGAAAGTAGACATGGGGAGCTGTGAGATTTCCTCTAGTTCAGATACTTTCAGCAGCCCCATACACTCTGCATCCACTACAGGAGTGCTTGGCAGCCAGATTGACCATAAAGAGGATCACCAGTCCTCAAGTGGCAACTGGAGTGGAAGCAGCTCCACTTGCCCATCGCAGACATCCGAGACTCTTCCACCTGCTGCCTCCCCTCCCTTGACGGGATCCTCACACTGTGATTCAGAACTTTCCCTGAATACTGGGTCCCATGTCATAGATGACAACACTGGTTTCATAATTGATCCCTATCACATAGACAAGCCACAGGGACAGGGGCAACGATCCAATTCATTTACCTCATCAGCTACTGATCAGATGGATGATGCAGGGGTCAGCACTGCTAGTGATGGGGAGTGGAACTGTGCCCAGGACCAGCAGGATCAGTCCTGCACCCAAGACTTCAGCCCAAAGCGTTCCAGAGAGGATGAGAGTGGTGTCAGCTGCCCTAGTTATTCTAGTGGGGAAACTTACGAGAGCTTCAGTGACCAAGCATCCGCTAGAAAATCTGAGATGCACTACATTGTCGACACTGAAGGATTCTATTCCTCCATGCACTTTGACTCTGGTCTTAAGGGTAGCAGAAGCTACTACAACTATGCAGCCATTGACCCCGACTGTGGCCCAAGTGGTAATATAGCACCTGGCATGACTGAATACCCTCAGCCAGAGTACAGAGCCACCAGGACACTGGGCAGACCCTGTCTCTCCTTAAGAAAACCAAAGGCCAAGCCACCCCCACCAAAACGTAGCTCTTCATTAAAGGAAACAAGCAGTGATGTGAACGTTCCAGAGCAGAACGAACCAAAGATTACTTGTGAGTTGCCACTGCCCTTGTCTTCCAGGGAGATGAAACTGCAGCTGGACTTGGCTGATTCTGCAGGGCACCTTGAGACTGCAGGTCTTGAATCACTTGGTGCATGGGGAGTGGAAAATGTTAGGGACATGCTTGACTGCTCCTCCCCATTCAGTTCCTCAGACACACATTCCTTCAAAGATGAAGGTGCTGTGCAAGCAGACTATGCAGACCTCTGGCTTCACAATGACTTGAAATCAAATGATCCTTATCGGTCCCTCTCTAACTCTAGCTCTGCTACAGGTACAACTGTTATTGAATGCATCAAGTCACCAGAAAGATCAGAAACGCACACCTGTCAACCCAGGTCCAGACCTTCTTCCCCAACTCTTCCTCCACCTGAAAGTGAATTTAAGCTTGCTTCTCCCGAAAAGCTGGCAGGCTTGGCGTCCCCTTCCAGTGGATATTCCAGTCAGTCTGAAACACCTACATCTTCCTTCCCCTCTGCTTTCTTCCCAGGGCCCCTGTCTCCAACCAGTGGGAAGAGGAAGCCCAAAGTCCCTGAAAGGAAGTCCTCACTTTGTTCCTTACAGCAGCAACAGCTTTCAGTCAGAGACCCAGGCATTTCCTGTAGGAGAGAAACTGACTTCTATGCCATACCCCCAAGTCACCTTGACCTAAGTGCTCTTCACAGTAAGCACTTTCCTCACAGAAATCAAATGCACATCCTCCACCAGAATAAGCAGAAAGCTGCCATAGCAGCAGCTGCTGCAGCAGAAGCTCGCAGTGCAGCAGCTGCTGCAGCAGAAGCTCGCAGTGCAGCAGCTGCTGCTGCAGAAGCTCGCAGTGCAGCAACTGCAGCCGCTGCTGCCGAGGCCTGCACTGCAGCTACAGCTTCTACTAAAGAGAGTGCAACAAATACAGCACCCATCTCAGCCCATTTGGCTATTACTCCAACGGTTCTTAGATCAGTGCAACTGCGATCTATATGTAGACCATCTGATGGCAACCAAGGGCTTGATCAAGACAGTTCAAATCTCATAACTCGTCCTAAGTGTCCCACAATAATAACTGATGCCCCATCATCTAGCAACAGGCACAACAGGAAGCCACCAGCCTACAAACCCCCTGCTGCACAGGTTTGTGATTCACAGATTCCACTGGTGGAAAACATTGTTTTTCCACAAGAAGAAGTGAGAGTGAGACAGGAGAGGTTTGGTCCTGGTACTTACTGGGCAATGACTGCTTTCAGAACTCCTGTGGACCCTAATTGTGAAAAAGAAGTCTCTTTAAAAAGGTCATCTCAGTGTTTTCAGCAAGAACAAGACAGCAGAAGGTGCCTAGATGTGCAAAAGACATTGTCACCAGAGAGACTAAAACAAGATTTGAATCAACTATCGCGGCCAGACCCTTCAACACAGTCCATGTGTTTGGCCAGCACAATGCCACCCCCTGCTTATAGTGAGATACAGAGGAGCAATTTTGTACTGTGCAACAGTCCTGACAAAGTGCCTGTTTCAACTCAAGAGGCATCGCATTCTTACACAATCAGCGATGTACAAGGCAGAGAGGAGGATTATGAGACATCAGGTGTCGCAACCAGAAGTGCCTCACAGGACATAAGGGAAGAAGAGTCAACCCCAGATACAGAGGACTATTTCAGTAAAG ACTCTACTCCCAGTGATAATTCATCCTCTCCTTTGACCGATGACTCCAGACTTGATGATGATGTTTTCCCATCTCCCAATAAACTCCGCACAACTGAAGATCTTTTTGCTATGATACACAG ATCTAAAAGGAAAGTGCTGGGACGCAAAGATTCAGGGGAAGTCAGTGGAAAAGGTCGGCCTGTTGTACCACCTGTGACCACCCCTGTAAGCAATCCTACTGTATGCCCGGTCATCCCTGCTCCCCCAGTTCCTTCAAACAACTCCCAGCGAGCCTCAGGACCCATCTACAGGAGTGCCAAAAAGTCTAGTACATCCAGTGAGGAGTTCAAACTCCTTCTGCTTAAGAAGGGTAGTCGCACAGACTCAAGTTATCGCATGTCTGCTACAGAGATCCTTAAGAGCCCCATCACACCCAAGACTCAAGCAGAGCTGCTGTTAGAGGCCATGAGGCAACCAGAGGAGATCCCCTTACCCCAACTGGATTCCACCAGCAGTGGAGATCCACTTCCAAGTCCATTCCCTAAGGCCAACAGTGAGGGATTCTCCCCAAAAACACTCACCATGTCAGCTGCCTCCAGACAAGGACGTTCTAGAATTCCACCTGCAGCGAACAGCAGTCGCTATAGCACGCGGAGTCGGCTGTACACTGCCCCAATGCAGGCCATATCAGAAGGAGAGACTGAGAACTCGGATGGAAGTCCACACGATGACCGCTCCTCCTAG